CAAAAAATCATGTACTTTTGGAAAAGTTACCTCTACAATTTTTCGCTACACCAGAAGTGGATATAGATCCttttgaatttaaagaaatttttgatTGTGACTTTTGTGATGAATCTTTTCCAAGCAGGGATATGGAATATGAGCATTCGAAAATTCACGACTTCAAATTAATGCATTACTGTGAAGATTGTCAACAAGAATTTCTAACTCACAAGGGAAAGCGCAGTCATAATATTACTTGTGTACAGAAGCTGATGTGCAAATACTGTGATATGATACTAGAGTCTAAAGGAAAGAAAAGGCAGCACGAACAAAAACATTGTGATGAGCAAAATGGTCAGCTTTGTGATCTATGTggtgaaaaattcaaacatcAGGGCACATTAGATCAGCATGTCAAATCTCGACACATGCAGTTGGAAAAGATTTACAAATGTCCACAGTGCTCAAAGAGATTTGCCTTCAGGACAAAACTGACTTTCCACTTAAAATCGGTTCATACCACCAGCAGACCTTATTTATGTGAAGACTGCGGGTCAGATTTCAAAAATCCAGCAAGTCTTAGACATCATAGAATACGAAAACATCAGCCAACAAATAACAAGAAAGAATGTACTGTTTGTCACAAGATGATACCAGTCTACAGTATGTCCAAGCACATGCATACTCACAAGGCCTACACGATTCAATGTCCTCATTGTGATAAGATGTTCAAGAATACATCAACTCTGAAGCAGCACATAAGGATCCACGAAGATCAACGGCAATACAAGTGCGATATGTGCGGCGTTGGGTTTAACAGACGCGATGGTCTGAGGTTGCACATGAAAGTTCACTTAAAGGCAGATAGCAGAGGTCTGAAAGAATGCTCGTGCCAGCTTTGCGGTGAAAAGTTCCCCAATCACTCGATGCTCGTCATCCACAGAAATCGTACGCACAAAGACGGTCGGAACTACACTTGTCATATATGCAACAGGTCAATGATCTCCACACGATCGCTGGAGTGGCATTTGGCTCACATACATAACGAAACGATGCCAGGCATCGTCAGGGATGAATCCAGCGTTGATGCCGAGACCAAGCGAGTATCTTGCTATCATTGCGACAAGACCTTTAAAACCGAGATGATTCTGAGAACGCATGTGAAGAACACGCACACGGAAAAGGAACCCATGAAATGCCTGGATTGCGATCTGAAATTTACGTCCGAAGTTCGACTGAAGCACCACATGATGATCGAGCACAATCGTTTGGAGGGTACCCTCGCCTGTCCTCACTGTCCCAAGAGGTTCGTCAACCAACTTAGACTGAAGACGCATATGATATCACACTCGGACGAGCGGCCGTTCACCTGTGACATATGTGGCTTTATGTTGAAGACTAAAATCCAACTGATCAAACACAAGCAGAATAGACACAGCAACGAGCGACCACTGCAGTGCAGGTACTGCGCATGGAGGTGTAAACAAGTCAGTGCGCTGGTTTGTCATGAAAGAACCCACACGAACGAGAGACCCTACAGTTGCAGTGTGTGCAAGCAGAAGTTCAAGTACCTGGGTGATAAGAACAAGCATGAGAGACGGCACGAAAGCCTTGGCGGTTCTGGGTTTAAGAGAATCGTTACTGGGAGAAATACGAATAAGAgtgtcaaaaaaaaagattcaaatTCACAAGAGCAGGATTCCGAAGTGGAGCACGAGGAGTACGATGCTGAACAgcaagaggaagaagaataCGAAGAACAGGTTGAAGGACAGGTCGAAACTTTTGATGAAacacaaattattaaatttaatgataatggagaaataataaatgagGAATCTGAAACATCTTATGACCAGGTAGGTTTCGTGGTTTTATGTTGTTCGAATTCATCATTGTCAAATTACAAGCGTTAatgagtttatttttattttcagatgTACGTAGAGGATACATCACAAGATGCGAGTGACTCGAGTAAAATCGTGATAGGTATGGAAGAAGGAACAGTTTATGAGGAAGAAGTTACAGCGGATCAGATTGAATCGGAAATGATTACTggtaatataataaatgagCACATGTTACAATCAGGAACTATACACACGATACAACCAGGAACTGTGGTCCATCTTCAGCAACAAGACGAAACGGGAAAGATCCAAGTAATACCAGTTATGCTGTCATTGCCAGACTTGTCAGATGCCACTGCTGAAGTTAATTTAGCAACCGCCTCTATAATGTATAACAACTAAACTATACAGAAGAATAATATATACTTGAGTTGATAGTAGTTCATCTGTGTGTTTTATGAGTACGAACATGCGCGTTCGTATATGAAAGTGAAGTGATTGAAAACTTGGTATAAGATTAGTGTGAATGAAGACTTAAGATTTATATACTATCGCTGATGTAAGTATGACTATATAAGAACAATATGCtaatattgttttttcttaTAGTCAttagttatttattattagaaaaatatttgaaatttattgtttaaaaaatcatatacaTTGTACATTTACATAACTTAGTTTTATTGATAGCATGAGCGTTTTAGCGTTCATCAAGCCTGGGGATTCAAATCGCAAAAATGTTCTTATTGAGAtgatattaaaaacaaaatcttGTAAAATAGTATAAATACGTAGGTAGATTAAACGTAATTCTTATCGATAactaatcattttttaataattgaaattaataTGTTAATTATCGATGAAGGGCGattgtaaaaaattcatatttttaagtaaataaagCTTTTCAAACTATAAAAGAAAATGTGTTTGTTAAATTCAGTTTTGCAAATTAAAGTCGAcgtaatttattgaatcataaaagatatatatatatatatatatatatatatatatatatatataaactgcACAGGTTTATAGCGTTAACATAAAAACAATGGGAAGACAAGGTGCATGGTTAAAATAGATCAATAAGCTTTTAGTATATTCTGTACATTTTATGAACATtgaattttacataaaaaaatcgatgcgTAGTATCTTCAATTTGATAAATTCACGATTAcagtttattacaataaagatttaaaatactaaaaatcCATTAATAACTAATATATTAATTCTCTATAAATGTACAAACAGTGATAAATTATGTGGAAACTCAAACATAGTATATGCTTCATTTTGAAATTCTtaaaacatatataaaatatactctTGATGGCTCTCAGCctttttcttcgcgcgcgcg
The sequence above is drawn from the Nasonia vitripennis strain AsymCx chromosome 4, Nvit_psr_1.1, whole genome shotgun sequence genome and encodes:
- the LOC100680290 gene encoding uncharacterized protein LOC100680290 isoform X1 gives rise to the protein MSNNSFLSMDFEECDSSIIDGTNAAAGQSPALYEKNKHNNERSEEDSDTQEGDMEIASGAVSSTRNTNVREVIKIKKINLSDNEDHNYTDTQTEKSDNSNTGFTSNFIYSKVENSGKEKYIGLKISNLNDLKKAIPRLKLPTILSSTSLSPSSSVKKPTAVPIEVKQKLHKYCRACAGLKVPLINIFSVKGKQMRLAQQIQHLEDINEHDSLSTQMCMDCICDLRMSYKFFMQIKKAEIKLKSICDSFNNFPKTSEDDEMTDVFIKKETPMESSNYEVLDNEGIKSEAEDIDCTEMNEISSIGNDSFEEFDPDNPNYTDEVDSKKITESYIELDESTGSNINTDKSSKSETYSNNVMESETDLDKESEIIIQDDIDKHNDSVYQYDESLDAYIKVEHSEGAQEDVKPENKLVESNTTNASQTFQSFIPLTKSSNTSKRKLSSGNISDDSNDKPNKIDFQKLKDLKIPKLDLQDSTKIKTQEDGVMYVTAKGSKPNEVLLIKVKKMNKPSEKKVEKTLGKKKGDAILHQKGYSRYEYANKKDNSIDEQIEQYKKKRVQILGEVANMTETDFDENLEARVIGGEVSTEIEMEEQEDEMENTEEYVDHIEFSETPAFPSQHEAPLTKIQQRWKDIKKRHETIHKDLAEDCTDRLKSLLRQKDEDIQEFISYLKQRRIVVSRLKDEHIISLYEAKNHVLLEKLPLQFFATPEVDIDPFEFKEIFDCDFCDESFPSRDMEYEHSKIHDFKLMHYCEDCQQEFLTHKGKRSHNITCVQKLMCKYCDMILESKGKKRQHEQKHCDEQNGQLCDLCGEKFKHQGTLDQHVKSRHMQLEKIYKCPQCSKRFAFRTKLTFHLKSVHTTSRPYLCEDCGSDFKNPASLRHHRIRKHQPTNNKKECTVCHKMIPVYSMSKHMHTHKAYTIQCPHCDKMFKNTSTLKQHIRIHEDQRQYKCDMCGVGFNRRDGLRLHMKVHLKADSRGLKECSCQLCGEKFPNHSMLVIHRNRTHKDGRNYTCHICNRSMISTRSLEWHLAHIHNETMPGIVRDESSVDAETKRVSCYHCDKTFKTEMILRTHVKNTHTEKEPMKCLDCDLKFTSEVRLKHHMMIEHNRLEGTLACPHCPKRFVNQLRLKTHMISHSDERPFTCDICGFMLKTKIQLIKHKQNRHSNERPLQCRYCAWRCKQVSALVCHERTHTNERPYSCSVCKQKFKYLGDKNKHERRHESLGGSGFKRIVTGRNTNKSVKKKDSNSQEQDSEVEHEEYDAEQQEEEEYEEQVEGQVETFDETQIIKFNDNGEIINEESETSYDQMYVEDTSQDASDSSKIVIGMEEGTVYEEEVTADQIESEMITGNIINEHMLQSGTIHTIQPGTVVHLQQQDETGKIQVIPVMLSLPDLSDATAEVNLATASIMYNN
- the LOC100680290 gene encoding uncharacterized protein LOC100680290 isoform X2, which translates into the protein MSNNSFLSMDFEECDSSIIDGTNAAAGQSPALYEKNKHNNERSEEDSDTQEGDMEIASDVREVIKIKKINLSDNEDHNYTDTQTEKSDNSNTGFTSNFIYSKVENSGKEKYIGLKISNLNDLKKAIPRLKLPTILSSTSLSPSSSVKKPTAVPIEVKQKLHKYCRACAGLKVPLINIFSVKGKQMRLAQQIQHLEDINEHDSLSTQMCMDCICDLRMSYKFFMQIKKAEIKLKSICDSFNNFPKTSEDDEMTDVFIKKETPMESSNYEVLDNEGIKSEAEDIDCTEMNEISSIGNDSFEEFDPDNPNYTDEVDSKKITESYIELDESTGSNINTDKSSKSETYSNNVMESETDLDKESEIIIQDDIDKHNDSVYQYDESLDAYIKVEHSEGAQEDVKPENKLVESNTTNASQTFQSFIPLTKSSNTSKRKLSSGNISDDSNDKPNKIDFQKLKDLKIPKLDLQDSTKIKTQEDGVMYVTAKGSKPNEVLLIKVKKMNKPSEKKVEKTLGKKKGDAILHQKGYSRYEYANKKDNSIDEQIEQYKKKRVQILGEVANMTETDFDENLEARVIGGEVSTEIEMEEQEDEMENTEEYVDHIEFSETPAFPSQHEAPLTKIQQRWKDIKKRHETIHKDLAEDCTDRLKSLLRQKDEDIQEFISYLKQRRIVVSRLKDEHIISLYEAKNHVLLEKLPLQFFATPEVDIDPFEFKEIFDCDFCDESFPSRDMEYEHSKIHDFKLMHYCEDCQQEFLTHKGKRSHNITCVQKLMCKYCDMILESKGKKRQHEQKHCDEQNGQLCDLCGEKFKHQGTLDQHVKSRHMQLEKIYKCPQCSKRFAFRTKLTFHLKSVHTTSRPYLCEDCGSDFKNPASLRHHRIRKHQPTNNKKECTVCHKMIPVYSMSKHMHTHKAYTIQCPHCDKMFKNTSTLKQHIRIHEDQRQYKCDMCGVGFNRRDGLRLHMKVHLKADSRGLKECSCQLCGEKFPNHSMLVIHRNRTHKDGRNYTCHICNRSMISTRSLEWHLAHIHNETMPGIVRDESSVDAETKRVSCYHCDKTFKTEMILRTHVKNTHTEKEPMKCLDCDLKFTSEVRLKHHMMIEHNRLEGTLACPHCPKRFVNQLRLKTHMISHSDERPFTCDICGFMLKTKIQLIKHKQNRHSNERPLQCRYCAWRCKQVSALVCHERTHTNERPYSCSVCKQKFKYLGDKNKHERRHESLGGSGFKRIVTGRNTNKSVKKKDSNSQEQDSEVEHEEYDAEQQEEEEYEEQVEGQVETFDETQIIKFNDNGEIINEESETSYDQMYVEDTSQDASDSSKIVIGMEEGTVYEEEVTADQIESEMITGNIINEHMLQSGTIHTIQPGTVVHLQQQDETGKIQVIPVMLSLPDLSDATAEVNLATASIMYNN